A single window of Rhodococcus jostii RHA1 DNA harbors:
- a CDS encoding inorganic phosphate transporter, producing the protein MTAELVVLLVVVVTALAFDFTNGFHDTGNAMATSIATGALRPKAAVALSASLNLVGAFLSVEVAATVAKGVVNLGEVGGEDLLLIVFAGLVGGIIWNLATWLLGLPSSSSHALFGGLIGAAIASIGMSGVEWGGVLSKVVVPAVLAPVVAALVATAGTKLVYRITSGVPEDTKEHGFRIGQIGSASLVSLAHGTNDAQKTMGVIFLALVAHGSLSADDEMPFWVKLSCAIAIALGTYLGGWRIIRTLGKGLVEIAAPQGMAAESSSAAIILTSSHLGLPLSTTHVATGSILGTGLGRKGAEVRWGIAGRMAVAWLVTLPSAAIVGAVCWVIAHMIGGLPGVLVVFAALIVLAGFMYLRSRLQPVTSGNVNAEWESGGADVPAEPTEPGVAETADSAGPATSR; encoded by the coding sequence GTGACCGCAGAGCTCGTAGTTCTCCTGGTGGTGGTCGTCACCGCCCTCGCTTTCGATTTCACGAACGGCTTTCACGACACCGGCAATGCAATGGCCACCTCGATCGCGACGGGAGCTCTGCGACCCAAGGCCGCTGTCGCGCTCTCCGCATCGTTGAATCTGGTCGGCGCGTTCCTGTCCGTGGAGGTTGCGGCGACCGTCGCCAAGGGCGTGGTGAACCTGGGAGAAGTCGGCGGCGAGGATCTGCTGCTCATCGTGTTCGCCGGGCTGGTCGGCGGGATCATCTGGAATCTGGCGACGTGGCTGCTGGGCCTGCCGTCGAGCTCGTCCCACGCACTGTTCGGCGGACTGATCGGTGCGGCCATCGCGTCCATCGGCATGAGCGGTGTCGAGTGGGGCGGCGTGCTCAGCAAGGTCGTCGTTCCCGCCGTCCTCGCCCCCGTGGTCGCAGCGCTGGTCGCCACCGCGGGCACCAAGCTGGTCTACCGGATCACCTCCGGCGTGCCGGAGGACACCAAGGAGCACGGGTTCCGCATCGGCCAGATCGGTTCCGCATCCCTGGTATCGCTTGCCCACGGAACCAACGACGCCCAGAAGACGATGGGCGTGATCTTCCTCGCACTCGTCGCGCACGGAAGCCTGTCAGCAGACGACGAGATGCCGTTCTGGGTGAAGCTCAGTTGCGCCATCGCCATCGCGCTCGGCACCTACCTCGGCGGCTGGCGCATCATCCGCACGCTCGGCAAGGGACTCGTCGAGATCGCCGCTCCCCAGGGCATGGCCGCGGAGTCGTCGTCCGCCGCAATCATCCTGACGTCCAGCCACCTCGGACTGCCGCTGTCCACCACGCACGTCGCGACCGGCTCCATCCTCGGCACCGGCCTCGGCCGCAAGGGCGCCGAGGTCCGCTGGGGCATCGCCGGACGTATGGCCGTCGCGTGGCTCGTCACGCTGCCGTCCGCGGCGATCGTGGGAGCCGTGTGCTGGGTCATCGCCCACATGATCGGCGGCCTGCCCGGTGTTCTCGTCGTGTTCGCCGCCCTGATCGTGCTCGCCGGGTTCATGTACCTGCGCTCCCGCCTGCAGCCGGTGACGTCCGGCAACGTCAACGCGGAGTGGGAGTCGGGCGGTGCCGACGTTCCCGCCGAACCCACCGAGCCGGGTGTGGCCGAGACCGCGGACTCCGCCGGTCCCGCCACGAGCCGCTGA
- a CDS encoding DUF3349 domain-containing protein, with protein MPKNSLRSVLDWLRAGYPEGIPAKDHFALLAVLRRRLTDEEIEQVVALSIETAHETPERHVDYDNIRRLISEITHEEPSEEDVARVTENLEAGGWPVGTDAECGEGSGDGEETRDAG; from the coding sequence GTGCCCAAGAATTCACTTCGCTCCGTGCTCGACTGGCTACGCGCCGGGTACCCCGAGGGAATCCCGGCGAAGGACCATTTCGCGTTGCTGGCCGTGCTGCGTCGCCGTCTCACCGACGAGGAAATCGAACAGGTCGTCGCACTGTCCATCGAGACGGCCCACGAGACACCCGAACGCCACGTCGACTACGACAACATCCGCCGCCTCATCAGCGAGATCACCCACGAGGAACCCTCCGAGGAGGACGTCGCCCGGGTGACGGAGAACCTCGAGGCCGGAGGGTGGCCGGTCGGAACCGACGCCGAATGCGGCGAAGGCTCCGGCGACGGGGAAGAAACCCGCGACGCAGGCTAG
- a CDS encoding DUF3349 domain-containing protein, protein MSLPPFLSSIIGWLRAGYPNGVPEQDYIPLFALLTRRLSEDEVDAVADALVEEGDIPIEKTDIQVLITKVTDELPLESDVDRVRSNLAAGGWPLAGPAQ, encoded by the coding sequence ATGAGCCTTCCACCGTTTCTCTCCTCCATCATCGGCTGGCTGCGAGCCGGCTACCCCAACGGCGTGCCCGAGCAGGACTACATTCCGTTGTTCGCGCTGCTCACCCGCCGCCTGTCGGAAGACGAGGTGGACGCCGTCGCCGACGCGCTCGTCGAGGAGGGTGACATTCCCATCGAGAAGACCGACATCCAGGTGCTCATCACCAAGGTCACCGACGAGTTGCCGCTGGAATCGGACGTCGACCGGGTGCGCAGCAACCTCGCCGCCGGCGGCTGGCCGCTGGCCGGGCCCGCCCAGTGA
- the menE gene encoding o-succinylbenzoate--CoA ligase — MSELQVLPVPSGVGVLGILPQLSAILDGTAPATLPVPASDERETRRLTDALRPGEPIDDGVALVVATSGTTGVPKGAMLSASALRASGDATHARLGGPGSWLLTLPAHHIAGMQVLLRSVLAGTEPVVIDVTDGFDPGALPAAVASMSGPRRYTSLVPTQLVKALDHPGAVGSLAALDAVLLGGAATPAPVLRRAVDAGITVVRTYGMSETCGGCVYDGVPLDGARVRIDGGGRVLLGGPMLASGYRGLPDHPAFAEPGWFRTDDAGAVTDGVLGISGRLDEAISTGGLTVVPQVVEAALVAHPAVRECAVIGLPDERLGRRVTAVVVAEPGTAPTLAELRSFVERTLDPTAAPRELHLVDTLPLRGPGKVDRRALESRFG, encoded by the coding sequence GTGAGCGAACTGCAGGTCCTGCCCGTCCCGTCGGGCGTCGGGGTTCTCGGCATCCTGCCGCAGCTGTCGGCGATCCTCGACGGAACCGCCCCCGCCACGCTCCCCGTCCCCGCCTCGGACGAGCGGGAGACCCGCCGACTGACGGACGCACTGCGCCCCGGGGAGCCGATCGACGACGGTGTCGCCCTCGTGGTCGCGACGTCCGGGACGACGGGAGTGCCGAAGGGGGCCATGCTGTCCGCGTCCGCCCTCCGCGCCAGCGGTGACGCGACACACGCGCGGCTCGGCGGTCCGGGCTCCTGGCTGCTGACCCTTCCCGCCCACCACATCGCGGGCATGCAGGTATTGCTGCGCAGTGTCCTCGCGGGCACCGAGCCGGTGGTGATCGACGTGACCGACGGCTTCGACCCCGGTGCGCTGCCTGCCGCAGTCGCGTCGATGAGCGGCCCCCGCCGCTACACCTCGCTCGTTCCGACCCAGCTGGTCAAGGCCCTCGACCACCCCGGCGCCGTCGGGTCGCTGGCCGCACTCGACGCCGTCCTCCTCGGCGGAGCCGCCACCCCCGCTCCGGTTCTCCGGCGCGCCGTCGACGCCGGCATCACCGTCGTCCGTACGTATGGCATGAGCGAGACGTGCGGTGGATGCGTGTACGACGGGGTGCCCCTCGACGGCGCCCGCGTGCGGATCGACGGTGGCGGCCGCGTCCTCCTCGGCGGGCCCATGCTCGCGTCCGGTTACCGCGGACTCCCCGACCATCCCGCGTTCGCCGAACCCGGCTGGTTCCGCACCGACGACGCCGGCGCCGTCACCGACGGCGTCCTCGGCATCTCCGGCAGACTCGACGAAGCCATCTCCACCGGCGGTCTCACCGTCGTCCCGCAAGTGGTCGAGGCGGCTCTCGTCGCGCACCCCGCCGTCCGGGAATGCGCGGTGATCGGCCTCCCCGACGAGCGACTGGGACGCCGCGTCACCGCTGTCGTCGTCGCCGAGCCCGGCACCGCACCGACACTCGCCGAACTCCGCTCCTTCGTCGAACGCACCCTCGACCCCACCGCCGCACCCCGCGAACTGCACCTCGTCGACACCCTCCCCCTCAGAGGCCCGGGAAAGGTCGACCGGCGCGCCCTGGAATCGCGGTTCGGCTAG
- a CDS encoding daunorubicin resistance protein DrrA family ABC transporter ATP-binding protein, translating into MNLTATPPAIEADGLVKLFGRQRAVDGVSLSVPTGSVYGVLGPNGAGKTTTVRMLATLLRPDGGEARIFGHDVVREPNAVRSLVGVTGQYASVDEDLSAVENLVIFARLLGLSRGDARRKCTALLEEFDLTEAATKPLKNFSGGMRRRLDLAASLIAHPPLLFLDEPTTGLDPRTRAQMWDTIRRLVADGSTVLLTTQYLDEADQLADRIAVIDRGKVIADGTADELKASVGVSSLQLTLVDRGQTDDARSVIAHTLGVEVAITPEIGRLTAPMTDPSLTVELLIRLRDHGIAVDEITVQKPSLDEVFLTITGHGADATEADTERSVA; encoded by the coding sequence ATGAACCTCACTGCAACTCCCCCAGCTATCGAGGCCGACGGGCTCGTGAAGCTCTTCGGCCGTCAGCGCGCCGTCGACGGCGTGAGCCTGTCCGTTCCGACCGGGTCGGTGTACGGAGTGCTCGGCCCGAACGGCGCCGGCAAGACCACGACGGTGCGGATGCTTGCGACGCTGTTGCGTCCGGACGGCGGCGAGGCCCGCATCTTCGGTCACGATGTGGTGCGCGAACCGAACGCGGTGCGCTCGCTGGTCGGGGTCACGGGCCAGTATGCGTCCGTCGACGAGGACCTGTCGGCGGTCGAGAATCTGGTGATCTTCGCCCGGTTGCTGGGCCTGAGCCGGGGTGATGCCCGCCGGAAGTGCACGGCACTGCTCGAGGAGTTCGACCTCACCGAGGCGGCGACGAAGCCGCTCAAGAATTTCTCGGGCGGCATGCGTCGACGTCTGGACCTGGCGGCCAGCCTGATCGCCCACCCTCCGCTGTTGTTCCTGGACGAGCCGACGACGGGTCTGGACCCTCGGACGCGCGCCCAGATGTGGGACACCATCCGCAGGCTGGTCGCGGACGGGTCGACGGTGCTGCTCACCACGCAGTATCTCGACGAGGCGGATCAGCTGGCCGATCGGATCGCCGTCATCGACCGCGGGAAGGTGATCGCGGACGGCACGGCCGACGAGTTGAAGGCGTCCGTCGGCGTCTCCTCGCTGCAGTTGACCCTGGTCGATCGCGGGCAGACCGACGACGCGCGGTCGGTGATCGCACACACTCTCGGTGTGGAGGTGGCGATCACCCCGGAGATCGGCCGCCTCACCGCACCGATGACCGATCCGTCGCTCACCGTGGAACTGTTGATCCGACTGCGCGACCACGGGATCGCCGTCGACGAGATCACCGTCCAGAAGCCGAGTCTCGACGAGGTCTTCCTCACCATCACCGGCCACGGCGCAGACGCCACCGAGGCCGACACCGAACGGAGCGTCGCATGA
- a CDS encoding ABC transporter permease has translation MTTTLESRTHAGPQPIPEARNRISLEQSVANTLTMAYRGLLKIKHNPEQLFDVVVQPIIFTLMFTYIFGGAISGDVASYLPIIIPGILVQTVITTSIVTGTQLREDMDKGVFDRFKSLPIARIAPLSGALLADVVRYGIATTITFAVGIAMGYRPGGGVVGVVSAGALVIVCAFSISWIFALMGVLMSKASSVQGISMLILFPLTFMSTAFVPADTMPGWMQAFVNVNPVSHVVTAVRELVNDGHFGVHVVWSLLGAAVIVAIMAPLTVRTYMRKA, from the coding sequence ATGACCACCACCCTCGAATCCCGCACTCACGCGGGTCCCCAACCGATTCCGGAGGCCCGGAACCGGATCAGCCTCGAGCAGTCCGTCGCGAACACGCTGACGATGGCGTACCGGGGACTGCTCAAGATCAAGCACAACCCCGAGCAGCTGTTCGACGTCGTCGTCCAGCCGATCATCTTCACGTTGATGTTCACATACATCTTCGGTGGCGCCATCTCCGGCGACGTGGCGTCGTATCTGCCGATCATCATCCCGGGCATCCTGGTCCAGACGGTGATCACCACGTCGATCGTGACGGGCACCCAGTTGCGGGAAGACATGGACAAGGGCGTCTTCGACCGCTTCAAGTCCCTGCCGATCGCCCGCATCGCGCCGCTGTCCGGTGCGCTCCTCGCCGACGTCGTGCGGTACGGCATCGCCACGACCATCACGTTCGCCGTCGGTATAGCGATGGGTTACCGGCCCGGCGGCGGTGTCGTCGGGGTGGTGTCGGCCGGCGCGCTCGTCATCGTCTGCGCCTTCTCGATCAGCTGGATCTTCGCCCTGATGGGTGTCCTGATGAGCAAAGCGTCTTCGGTGCAGGGCATTTCGATGCTCATTCTGTTCCCGCTGACGTTCATGTCGACCGCGTTCGTGCCCGCCGACACGATGCCGGGCTGGATGCAGGCGTTCGTGAACGTCAACCCCGTGTCGCACGTCGTGACCGCGGTGCGTGAACTCGTCAACGACGGCCACTTCGGTGTCCACGTCGTGTGGTCGCTGCTCGGCGCCGCCGTGATCGTCGCGATCATGGCTCCGCTGACGGTCCGGACGTACATGCGTAAGGCCTGA
- the tatA gene encoding Sec-independent protein translocase subunit TatA, translating into MGALSPSHWAIIAIVLVVLFGSKKLPDAARGLGRSMRILKTEVGELQADAPELEK; encoded by the coding sequence GTGGGGGCGCTGAGCCCGAGCCACTGGGCGATCATCGCGATCGTGCTCGTGGTGCTGTTCGGGTCGAAGAAACTCCCTGACGCCGCCCGCGGCCTGGGCCGCTCCATGCGGATCCTCAAGACCGAGGTGGGGGAGTTGCAGGCGGACGCCCCCGAACTGGAGAAATAG
- a CDS encoding Rid family hydrolase, translating into MKSFRTKAVTAALAASALIAGATSCSSEEAAAEAPGSTFVSKSVLEAGEANPMIAQGVAIGGGTAVYKSSGIGPGASNKTAPEGTPESYIDTDVFAGGALPAGVTITEAQGINALKRIRDNLEAQGLTLEDVVTMRVFLDNAPGTDRADYAGWNRAYRQFFANTNLDTGDTELVPLGTAEPAAPMERNSARPSRFALEVASLPAAGWLVEVEVDAVYPDGEEPQ; encoded by the coding sequence GTGAAGTCTTTTCGTACCAAGGCCGTGACCGCCGCGCTCGCAGCATCCGCTCTGATCGCCGGGGCGACATCGTGCTCCTCCGAGGAGGCGGCGGCGGAGGCGCCCGGCAGCACCTTCGTGTCGAAGTCCGTTCTCGAAGCCGGCGAGGCGAATCCGATGATCGCGCAGGGTGTGGCCATCGGCGGCGGCACCGCCGTCTACAAGTCGAGCGGCATCGGCCCGGGCGCGTCGAACAAGACCGCACCCGAGGGCACCCCCGAGTCGTACATCGACACCGACGTGTTCGCGGGCGGCGCACTCCCGGCCGGAGTCACGATCACCGAGGCGCAGGGCATCAACGCGCTGAAGCGGATTCGCGACAATCTCGAGGCACAGGGACTGACGCTCGAGGACGTCGTGACCATGCGGGTGTTCCTCGACAACGCCCCCGGCACCGACCGCGCCGACTACGCCGGCTGGAACCGCGCCTACCGGCAGTTCTTCGCGAACACCAACCTCGACACCGGGGACACCGAACTGGTCCCGCTCGGCACCGCGGAACCGGCCGCGCCGATGGAACGGAACTCCGCGCGTCCCAGCCGGTTCGCGCTCGAGGTCGCGAGCCTGCCCGCCGCGGGCTGGCTCGTCGAGGTCGAGGTGGACGCCGTGTACCCCGACGGTGAGGAGCCCCAGTAG
- a CDS encoding flavin monoamine oxidase family protein yields the protein MKGLGATGGAGLAYGAMSTLGLAPSTAAPARAFQPLAAGDLIGKVKGSHSVVVLGGGPAGLCSAFELQKAGYTVTVLEARTRPGGRVWTARGGTEETDLNGETQKCTFSEGHFYNVGATRIPQSHITLDYCRELGVEIQGFGNQNANTFVNYQSDTSLSGQSVTYRAAKADTFGYMSELLKKATDQGALDQVLSREDKDALSEFLSDFGDLSDDGRYLGSSRRGYDSEPGAGLNFGTEKKPFAMQEVIRSGIGRNFSFDFGYDQAMMMFTPVGGMDRIYYAFQDRIGTDNIVFGAEVTSMKNVSEGVTVEYTAGGAKKSITADYAICTIPPHLVGRLQNNLPADVLTALKAAKPSSSGKLGIEYSRRWWETEDRIYGGASNTDKDISQIMFPYDHYNSDRGVVVAYYSSGKRQEAFESLTHRQRLAKAIAEGSEIHGEKYTRDISSSFSGSWRRTKYSESAWANWAGSGGSHGGAATPEYEKLLEPVDKIYFAGDHLSNAIAWQHGALTSARDVVTHIHERVAQEA from the coding sequence ATGAAGGGCCTCGGGGCCACCGGGGGCGCGGGACTCGCGTACGGCGCGATGTCGACGCTCGGGCTCGCACCGTCGACCGCCGCTCCCGCCCGCGCGTTCCAGCCGCTCGCGGCCGGCGACCTGATCGGGAAGGTGAAGGGCAGTCACTCCGTGGTCGTGCTCGGCGGCGGCCCCGCCGGTCTGTGTTCGGCGTTCGAACTGCAGAAGGCCGGGTACACGGTGACGGTCCTCGAGGCCCGCACCCGGCCCGGCGGCCGCGTCTGGACGGCCCGGGGCGGCACCGAGGAGACCGACCTGAACGGCGAGACGCAGAAATGCACGTTCTCCGAGGGGCACTTCTACAACGTCGGCGCCACCCGCATCCCGCAGAGCCACATCACGCTCGACTACTGCCGCGAACTCGGCGTCGAGATCCAGGGCTTCGGAAACCAGAACGCCAACACGTTCGTGAACTACCAGAGCGACACGTCGCTGTCGGGCCAGTCCGTCACCTACCGCGCCGCGAAGGCCGACACGTTCGGCTACATGTCGGAGCTGCTGAAGAAGGCCACCGATCAGGGCGCCCTCGACCAGGTGCTGAGCCGGGAGGACAAGGATGCGCTGTCGGAGTTCCTCAGCGACTTCGGTGACCTGTCCGACGACGGCCGCTATCTCGGATCCTCCCGTCGCGGTTACGATTCCGAGCCCGGGGCCGGCCTGAACTTCGGCACCGAGAAGAAGCCGTTCGCGATGCAGGAAGTGATCCGCAGCGGCATCGGCCGCAACTTCAGCTTCGACTTCGGCTACGACCAGGCGATGATGATGTTCACCCCGGTCGGCGGCATGGACCGGATCTACTACGCCTTCCAGGACAGGATCGGCACCGACAACATCGTCTTCGGCGCCGAGGTGACGTCGATGAAGAACGTGTCCGAGGGCGTCACCGTCGAATACACCGCGGGCGGCGCGAAGAAGTCGATCACCGCCGACTACGCGATCTGCACGATCCCGCCGCACCTCGTCGGACGACTGCAGAACAATCTGCCCGCCGACGTGCTCACCGCACTGAAGGCGGCCAAGCCGTCGTCGTCCGGAAAGCTCGGCATCGAGTACTCGCGCCGGTGGTGGGAGACGGAGGACCGCATCTACGGCGGCGCATCCAACACCGACAAGGACATCTCGCAGATCATGTTCCCGTACGACCACTACAACTCCGACCGAGGCGTGGTCGTCGCCTACTACAGCAGCGGCAAGCGTCAGGAAGCGTTCGAATCCCTCACCCACCGCCAGCGGCTCGCCAAGGCGATCGCGGAGGGCTCGGAGATCCACGGCGAGAAGTACACCCGCGACATCTCGTCGTCGTTCTCGGGCAGCTGGCGTCGCACCAAGTACTCCGAGAGTGCCTGGGCCAACTGGGCGGGCAGCGGCGGCTCGCACGGCGGGGCGGCCACTCCCGAGTACGAGAAGCTGCTCGAACCCGTCGACAAGATCTACTTCGCCGGCGACCACCTGTCCAACGCGATCGCGTGGCAGCACGGCGCCCTGACGTCCGCCCGCGACGTCGTCACCCACATCCACGAGCGCGTGGCCCAGGAAGCCTGA
- a CDS encoding APC family permease: MSALSDAIARSFATGEPERQAVSPLRALGRRQLSGFEVLAQSVATTAPAVSMVVLPVTMFTHQMLLSGLITIVIATVVVSLIAVCVSQFTRRMAAAGGLYSFVFQGLGTRAALTAGVAMLTKYVGSAVMTLYHGGQAVIATLGFFGLELREPAERLLVYAGIAIVILGCLVRGVRFAALAILAVESCSLLFIVGLMIVTGAGGQHAAVPPSDSAYGPLLMTLAAVFALAGFESATFFGPEAKRPLATVTRTVMLTPMICGGLFIFSAWAAWSGRTDTLVNAYLHGTGTGVDPAVVIALNLGLGTSWLASAMASSNAASRLLYSMGIERVVPRLFARVHRSYRTPYAALAVIVCAVCVGAATFGIVGKSTGFSHVQLIARTAVVAAYVLVAVASVRFLSRIGEHTPLVLAAGVAGSAAGGIVLAYMLFVNVAHGFAMVPTVVLTLLLSGSAWQLYLRWRHPASLRSMGVFDTAETDDVLPGAGVFATDAAGNLALTAAGRTPGSR, translated from the coding sequence ATGTCAGCCCTTTCCGACGCCATCGCGCGTTCGTTCGCCACCGGCGAGCCCGAACGTCAGGCCGTGTCGCCGCTGCGTGCGCTGGGCCGGCGGCAGTTGTCGGGCTTCGAGGTTCTCGCCCAGTCGGTGGCCACGACGGCTCCGGCGGTGTCGATGGTGGTCCTGCCCGTCACCATGTTCACCCACCAGATGCTGCTGAGTGGTCTGATCACGATCGTCATCGCCACGGTGGTGGTCTCCCTGATCGCGGTGTGCGTCTCGCAGTTCACGCGACGTATGGCGGCCGCGGGCGGCCTCTACAGCTTCGTGTTCCAGGGCCTCGGCACGCGTGCCGCGCTGACCGCCGGGGTCGCCATGCTGACCAAGTACGTGGGCAGTGCGGTGATGACGCTGTACCACGGTGGCCAGGCCGTGATCGCGACGCTCGGCTTCTTCGGGCTGGAATTGCGCGAACCCGCCGAACGTCTCCTCGTGTACGCCGGGATCGCGATCGTGATCCTCGGCTGCCTGGTCCGCGGAGTGCGGTTCGCGGCCCTCGCCATCCTCGCCGTGGAATCGTGCTCGTTGCTCTTCATCGTCGGTCTGATGATCGTGACCGGCGCGGGCGGCCAGCACGCCGCAGTGCCGCCGTCCGATTCCGCGTACGGGCCGCTACTCATGACGCTGGCCGCGGTGTTCGCCCTGGCCGGCTTCGAGAGCGCGACGTTCTTCGGCCCGGAGGCCAAGCGCCCGCTCGCCACCGTCACCCGCACCGTGATGCTCACGCCGATGATCTGCGGCGGCCTGTTCATCTTCTCGGCGTGGGCCGCCTGGTCCGGTCGCACGGACACCCTGGTCAACGCGTACCTGCACGGCACCGGCACCGGGGTCGACCCGGCCGTGGTGATCGCCCTGAACCTCGGGTTGGGCACGTCGTGGCTGGCGTCGGCGATGGCGTCGTCGAATGCCGCGTCGCGCCTGCTGTATTCGATGGGGATCGAACGGGTCGTCCCGCGTCTGTTCGCCCGCGTGCACCGCAGCTACCGCACCCCGTACGCGGCACTGGCGGTCATCGTGTGCGCCGTCTGTGTCGGTGCCGCGACGTTCGGCATCGTCGGCAAATCGACCGGATTTTCTCACGTGCAGTTGATCGCCAGGACCGCGGTGGTCGCGGCGTACGTGCTGGTGGCCGTGGCATCGGTGCGGTTCCTCAGTCGCATCGGGGAACACACCCCTCTCGTCCTTGCGGCGGGAGTGGCGGGCAGCGCCGCCGGCGGAATCGTCCTGGCCTACATGCTGTTCGTCAACGTGGCCCACGGCTTCGCGATGGTCCCCACCGTGGTGCTGACCCTGTTGCTGTCGGGTTCGGCGTGGCAGCTGTACCTGCGATGGCGCCACCCGGCGAGTCTGCGGTCGATGGGTGTGTTCGACACGGCGGAAACGGACGATGTGCTGCCGGGAGCCGGGGTGTTCGCCACGGACGCCGCCGGAAACCTCGCGTTGACGGCGGCTGGACGCACCCCCGGGTCTCGGTGA
- a CDS encoding IclR family transcriptional regulator translates to MGARAGEIAGHEPRAVQKALALLEAVAQLGSGATARDIAAHAGIPQATAYRLLNLLTADGYLVRIADLSGFALGRRTRQLAGAEAPDPVDHHAVLEELRGQVRFGIHLASFAGGRVRLIDRDPDHELSGENTIAAHLHASAIGKILLASRPDLVPPSLRRVTSRTITDIAVLQGELDAVRHTGSAREVDEVRVGRSAVAVPVHDAQNAVAGCLAAIGKTGRLAVDDPELTDLLRSCAARVSGRVPA, encoded by the coding sequence ATGGGCGCCCGAGCCGGGGAGATCGCGGGCCACGAACCACGCGCCGTGCAGAAGGCGCTCGCCCTGCTCGAGGCCGTGGCTCAGCTCGGGTCCGGGGCGACCGCGCGAGACATCGCCGCGCACGCGGGGATCCCCCAGGCCACGGCGTACCGGTTGCTCAATCTCCTGACCGCCGACGGCTATCTGGTGCGGATCGCCGACCTGTCCGGGTTCGCGCTGGGCCGGCGGACCAGGCAGCTCGCGGGGGCGGAGGCGCCGGATCCGGTCGACCACCACGCCGTGCTCGAGGAACTGCGGGGGCAGGTGCGTTTCGGGATCCATCTGGCGTCGTTCGCGGGCGGCCGGGTACGACTGATCGATCGGGACCCCGACCACGAACTCAGCGGCGAGAACACGATTGCCGCGCACCTGCACGCGTCCGCCATCGGCAAGATCCTCCTCGCGTCCCGTCCGGACCTGGTGCCGCCGAGTCTGCGCCGGGTCACGTCGCGGACCATCACCGACATCGCCGTGCTGCAGGGCGAACTCGACGCCGTCCGCCACACGGGTTCGGCCCGAGAAGTCGACGAGGTGCGGGTGGGCCGCAGCGCGGTCGCCGTCCCGGTGCACGATGCGCAGAACGCGGTGGCCGGTTGTCTTGCGGCGATCGGCAAGACCGGACGCCTGGCCGTCGACGATCCCGAACTCACCGACCTCCTGCGCTCGTGCGCGGCCAGGGTGAGCGGCCGGGTCCCCGCCTGA